In a single window of the Arachis hypogaea cultivar Tifrunner chromosome 6, arahy.Tifrunner.gnm2.J5K5, whole genome shotgun sequence genome:
- the LOC112696251 gene encoding uncharacterized protein — protein sequence MVLSNACFVILFNAGEVQVVAISQSLIKYSGLSTWKVLRSFSDGPPGIYNAFRAQVQISYLPKITGNFRLVGISQHMKCQHCYD from the exons ATGGTTTTGTCAAATGCATGTTTTGTAATATTGTTTAATGCAGGAG AAGTTCAGGTTGTTGCCATCTCACAAAGCTTGATCAAGTATTCAG GGCTGTCGACTTGGAAGGTGCTGCGAAGTTTCAGTGATGGCCCTCCAGGAATTTATAATGCTTTTAGGGCCCA ggtccaaatatcatatttgccCAAAATTACCGGAAACTTTCGTTTGGTAGGTATATCTCAACATATGAAATGTCAACACTGTTACGACTGA
- the LOC112805373 gene encoding uncharacterized protein yields the protein MAHSKHIDKVLDRHSNETIANNCLRLKASIDAILWLAFQACAFRGDDEKISSVLSRHNLDVQNLRRQGYDGASNMRGEWNRLQALFLKDCLFAYYVHCLTHRLQLALVSAAKEVCYIHKFFSKLTLIVNVVTVSPKHHDQLRVAQANNVANLIADDQLVTGSGLNQIGTLQRIGDTRWGSHLNSVRSLLCMFDATYEVLEKSTEEGNFSNHGDASAAYDAITSFEFVFVLHLMRNILEVSYDLCQALQRKKSRHIECFNSGFYYQDFNPMNERIKLGGFHKRSYIFCEKHEVEVPDMNALHIPRRGRTRKIVDQISVEHHYRVNLFFAVIDIHLQELNRRFNDNMVELLTLSSTLDPRDNYKFFSVNKLYLLLVLVDDDFVYEMLLWLLKIDLMNKNLRYVVIDEMLKNGCTYDMKLRYIELRVLGQLWLVKRKLEMWI from the exons ATGGCTCATTCTAAGCATATAGACAAAGTTCTTGATAGGCATAGTAATGAAACTATTGCAAATAACTGCTTAAGGTTGAAGGCATCCATTGATGCTATTCTATGGCTTGCATTTCAAGCATGTGCATTTAGAGGCGACGATGAAA AAATTTCATCAGTTCTTTCTCGTCATAATCTTGATGTTCAAAATCTTAGGAGACAAGGGTATGATGGAGCTAGTAATATGCGTGGTGAATGGAATAGATTGCAAGCTCTATTTTTGAAAGATTGCCTTTTTGCTTATTACGTTCACTGTCTTACTCATCGATTACAATTAGCACTTGTTTCTGCAGCCAAAGAAGTTTGCTATATTcataaattcttttcaaaacttacactAATTGTGAATGTTGTGACTGTTTCTCCTAAACATCATGATCAGTTAAGGGTTGCTCAAGCAAATAATGTTGCAAACTTAATTGCCGATGATCAACTTGTGACAGGTAGTGGACTTAATCAAATTGGTACTTTACAAAGAATTGGAGATACTAGATGGGGGTCTCATTTGAATTCTGTACGTAGCTTGCTATGCATGTTTGATGCTACTTATGAAGTTCTTGAAAAAAGCACTGAAGAAGGTAATTTCTCCAATCATGGTGATGCTAGTGCTGCTTATGATGCTATCACATCCTTTGAATTTGTCTTTGTTTTGCATTTGATGAGAAATATTTTGGAAGTTAGTTATGATCTTTGTCAAGCTTTACAACGAAAAAAATCAAGACATATTGAATGCTTTAACTCTGGTTTCTACTACCAAGACTTTAATCCAATGAATGAGAGAATCAAGTTGGGAGGCTTTCATAAAAGAAGTTATATTTTTTGTGAGAAACATGAAGTTGAAGTTCCTGATATGAATGCATTGCATATTCCTAGAAGAGGCCGAACTCGCAAAATTGTTGACCAAATTTCAGTGGAGCATCATTAccgtgttaatttattttttgctgtAATTGATATACATTTGCAAGAGCTTAATAGAAGATTCAATGATAATATGGTGGAATTGCTTACTTTAAGTTCAACTTTAGATCCCAGAGATAATTATAAGTTCTTCAGTGTCAACAAA TTATACTTGTTGCTAGTGcttgttgatgatgattttgtgTATGAAATGTTGCTATGGCTGCTGAAAATTGATTTGATGAATAAGAACTTGAGATATGTTGTTATAGATGAGATGCTGAAGAATGGATGCACCTATGATATGAAGTTGCGATATATTGAATTAAGAGTTCTTGGACAACTTTGGTTAGTCAAAAGAAAGTTAGAAATGTGGATTTAG
- the LOC112696253 gene encoding ESCRT-related protein CHMP1B — protein MGNTEKLMNQVMELKFTSKSLQRQARKCEKEEKSEKLKVKKAIEKGNMDGARIYAENAIRKRTEQMNYLRLASRLDAVVARLDTQAKMSTISKSMGNIVKSLESSLNTGNLQKMSETMDQFEKQFVNMEVQAEFMESSMAGSTSLSTPEGEVNSLMQQVADDYGLEVSVGLPQPAAHAVPAKETEKVDEDDLSRRLAELKARG, from the coding sequence ATGGGGAACACGGAGAAGCTGATGAACCAGGTCATGGAACTCAAATTCACCTCGAAATCGCTACAGCGCCAGGCACGAAAGTGCGAGAAGGAAGAGAAATCGGAGAAACTCAAGGTCAAGAAGGCCATCGAGAAAGGAAACATGGACGGCGCACGAATCTACGCGGAGAACGCCATCCGCAAGCGCACGGAACAGATGAACTACCTCCGCCTTGCATCGCGCCTAGACGCCGTCGTCGCTCGCCTCGACACGCAGGCCAAGATGTCCACCATAAGCAAGTCCATGGGGAACATCGTCAAGTCCCTCGAGTCATCGCTCAACACCGGAAACCTTCAGAAGATGTCGGAGACAATGGATCAGTTCGAGAAGCAGTTCGTTAACATGGAGGTCCAGGCTGAGTTCATGGAAAGCTCCATGGCTGGATCCACGTCGCTTTCCACGCCGGAGGGAGAGGTCAACAGTCTCATGCAACAGGTCGCCGACGATTACGGCCTTGAGGTCTCCGTCGGACTCCCTCAGCCGGCAGCGCACGCCGTGCCGGCCAAGGAGACCGAGAAGGTCGACGAGGACGACCTCTCTAGGCGCCTTGCCGAGCTCAAGGCTAGAGGTTAA